GCCCTCGATCGGGGAGCCCTCGATCGGGGAGCCCTCGTACCGTGACCCCTCGTTCGGTGAAGCCCCCTACGGGGAGCCCCCGTACGGTGGTGAACCCCAGTACGGCGGCCGGGCCCCCAACGGTGGTGCGGCTTCGTACGGTGGCGACGCGCACGGCGGATTCGTCCCGCCCCGGGAACGGCCAGGGCCCCCGCCGCAACGGCCGGAGCCGGATCCCGGAACATCCGGACGCCACGGAGGCAGACATCGTGCCGACTGACGAGCAGCGCGACCGGCCCGCCCCGCCGACCACCTCGTGGTACGAGCTCAAGGCCAGGGAACTCGTCGTTCTCGCGGCCTCGATGACGCTGCTGTGGCTGGTCGTCAGCCGCGACGGCGTGGCGCCCGAGCGCCCGGCCGACCAGCCCGCGCAGTCGGAGCGGGCCGTGGTGCAGCGGGTCGAGTGGAAGGCGTCCGACGGTCAGTGGGTGGTCTGGGACCGCAGCGTCGCCACCGAACTGCAGCGCGCCAGGGTGGCCCAGACCCACAAACGCCACTGCCTGCGGCGGTCACCCACGCACCGCTGCCGCGTGGTCGTCGAGGCGGTTTTCGACACCGTCTCGGCCGCCCACGCCTACCGGCGTTCCCGGTGCCAGACCCACGACGAGGACGAGAGCACCTGCTAACGGCTCGCGGGCTGGAACAGCTCGACGAGGTTGCCCGCCGGGTCGCCGACCAGGATCTGGCGGCCGCCCGGCCCGGACACCGGTTCGCTGCGGAACGGCACACCGGCCCCCTTCAGCCGGTCGATCTCGGCGTCCAGATCGTCGACGATCAGGTGGATCCGGTTCCGGCCGGGCTCCGCGGCCTCGGGCGGGGTGGCCCGCGCGCCGGAACTGGCCGGTCCGGACAGCAACAACCGCAGCGGGCCGCGGACGACGTCGGCGAACGCGGCGGGCGCGGGGCTGGTGTGCAGCGTGAACCCGAGGTGCCGGGTGTAGAACTCGACGGCCGCCGGGACGTCGTCCACGACGTACCGAACGCTGGCGTACTGGGTCATGACACAGCCCTCCTTCAGGCCTATCCAGTAGGGACGGGACGGGCGAGGACGGGAAGCAGGTACCTCACCCGGGTATCGATGTCGGCCGCGGTCCGGGCGAACACCGCGTCGTCGCCGCCGGACGGATCGGCGACGCTCCAGTGCACCCGGCGTGACTCCCCGCCGAACTCCGGGCAGATTTCCCGGACCCGGTCGCACAGGGTGACGACGTAGTCGAAGCGTTGGCCGGCCAGCGTGTCCAGGTGCCGCGGACGTTGCTCGGCGACGTCGACGCCGTAGCGGTCCCGCAGCACCCGCACCGCGGCGGGGTGCAGCGCCGGACGCGGCGCGCTCCCGGCGCTGGTGACCACCGCCCGGCCGGCCGCGTGGACGCCGAGCAGCGCCTCCGCGATCGGTGAGCGCGCGCTGTTCCCCGTGCACACGAACAGCACCGAGGAGCGCCGGTCCCCCGACGGCGGCGTCAGCCCCAGCGCCGGGTGCAGCGACGCACCGGCGCTGCTCAGTCCGTCCGCGCAGCGCGAGAGGTCGAGGTGGTAGTAGCTGTCGCGGCCGTCGAAGCTGCTGCGCACCGCGGTGACCAGGCCCCCCTCGCGCAACAGCCGCAGGTG
The genomic region above belongs to Cryptosporangium aurantiacum and contains:
- a CDS encoding VOC family protein — translated: MTQYASVRYVVDDVPAAVEFYTRHLGFTLHTSPAPAAFADVVRGPLRLLLSGPASSGARATPPEAAEPGRNRIHLIVDDLDAEIDRLKGAGVPFRSEPVSGPGGRQILVGDPAGNLVELFQPASR
- a CDS encoding ArsR family transcriptional regulator, which encodes MVSPPSRAVPAFVRLAGHELRWQLLTELARSDLRVRELVALVGQPQNLVSYHLRLLREGGLVTAVRSSFDGRDSYYHLDLSRCADGLSSAGASLHPALGLTPPSGDRRSSVLFVCTGNSARSPIAEALLGVHAAGRAVVTSAGSAPRPALHPAAVRVLRDRYGVDVAEQRPRHLDTLAGQRFDYVVTLCDRVREICPEFGGESRRVHWSVADPSGGDDAVFARTAADIDTRVRYLLPVLARPVPTG